The following coding sequences lie in one Silene latifolia isolate original U9 population chromosome 5, ASM4854445v1, whole genome shotgun sequence genomic window:
- the LOC141654889 gene encoding metacaspase-9-like has translation MDFRQLVNMIHHKATFTILTDSCHSGGLIYQEKEQIGPSANPPKAVTNSYKRKCIPIEDIENMFQQNTGLYNLNIGDFMTLYFRDEASLSFQPSFRLGFHRSNGEAYDNGVLLSACQNNELAVDGSGIKPPHGMFSHAVMTVLENSGQVISNRRLVMVTRKFLEDTQHPCLYCSDENADATFLLQHQAYTN, from the coding sequence ATGGACTTTAGGCAGCTAGTAAACATGATACATCATAAAGCAACCTTCACAATCCTAACGGATTCATGTCATAGTGGAGGCTTAATCTACCAAGAAAAAGAGCAAATCGGACCGTCTGCAAATCCACCAAAGGCCGTAACAAACTCTTATAAGCGCAAGTGCATCCCCATCGAGGACATCGAAAACATGTTCCAGCAAAACACGGGTCTTTATAATCTAAACATCGGAGATTTCATGACACTATATTTCAGGGACGAAGCTAGCCTAAGCTTTCAGCCTAGCTTTCGGCTTGGGTTTCACCGTAGCAATGGCGAAGCTTACGATAATGGAGTTTTACTTAGTGCCTGCCAAAATAATGAGTTGGCAGTGGATGGTTCTGGTATCAAGCCTCCCCATGGGATGTTTAGCCATGCGGTTATGACCGTGTTGGAAAATTCAGGTCAGGTCATCAGTAATAGGCGACTCGTCATGGTGACCAGGAAATTTTTGGAAGACACTCAGCATCCATGTTTGTACTGCAGTGATGAAAACGCGGATGCTACGTTCTTGCTGCAACACCAAGCATACACTAATTGA